In Carnobacterium sp. CP1, the following are encoded in one genomic region:
- a CDS encoding DUF1576 domain-containing protein, with product MSTKTPATTEHIAIEPVDFVTERSKYLIFSAIAASLLLLAFVFNSPRELWEGSLVILSSPAKLVTDYFELANVGAALLNASLMMFKTLAIIRVNRVKFTGPVMAAIFTVAGFSLFGKNFYNSIPIILGVYAYAKVTKAPFSRYVLPALFGTALGPIVSEITFNLDLPLTLGFILGTLAGVLIGFLLPPLAKHFAHFHQGFSLYNIGFTAGIIGTFFISMLRSFGIKIDTVEIVSSGHNQVFSLILYGLFLVMFLIGLAYNRWNLNGYRRLLQQSGRSMPDFSALFPFGLILINMALLGILSTSYVLLVGGELNGPIIGGIFTVVGFGAAGKHIKNVAPIFLGVFVVGLFNASEIHSTSALLAALFGTTLAPISGYYGSLAGFIAGAFHMAMVLNISYLHAGMNLYNNGFSGGFIAALLAPIFDMFATIRNDRKMPPLKKPPADTVNKVLPPKIDISLD from the coding sequence ATGAGCACTAAAACACCTGCAACTACGGAACACATTGCGATTGAACCAGTTGATTTTGTTACAGAACGGTCTAAATACCTTATTTTCTCAGCTATTGCTGCCAGCTTGCTTTTACTAGCTTTTGTCTTCAACAGCCCACGTGAATTATGGGAAGGCAGCCTAGTCATTCTTAGTTCGCCGGCCAAACTCGTTACCGATTATTTTGAATTGGCAAATGTTGGCGCCGCTCTTTTAAATGCTTCGTTGATGATGTTCAAAACCTTAGCTATTATCCGCGTAAACCGGGTTAAGTTTACAGGCCCCGTTATGGCCGCTATTTTTACAGTTGCCGGATTCTCTCTATTCGGCAAGAATTTCTACAACTCCATTCCCATTATTTTAGGAGTTTATGCCTATGCGAAAGTCACAAAAGCACCGTTTTCCCGCTACGTGCTGCCGGCACTTTTTGGAACGGCACTAGGCCCAATTGTCAGTGAAATCACTTTTAACTTAGATTTGCCCCTTACACTTGGATTTATTTTAGGGACTTTAGCGGGGGTTTTAATTGGTTTTTTGCTTCCCCCTTTAGCAAAGCATTTTGCTCATTTTCATCAAGGTTTCAGCCTTTACAACATTGGTTTTACAGCCGGTATCATCGGTACCTTTTTCATTTCGATGCTGCGCAGCTTTGGTATTAAAATCGATACTGTCGAAATCGTCTCAAGCGGACACAACCAAGTCTTTTCCCTTATTCTATATGGGTTGTTTCTGGTCATGTTCTTAATCGGTTTGGCTTATAATCGCTGGAACTTAAACGGTTACCGGCGCTTGTTGCAGCAATCCGGCCGCTCTATGCCAGACTTTTCAGCGCTTTTCCCTTTTGGGCTGATTTTGATCAATATGGCTTTGTTGGGTATTTTATCCACTTCTTATGTTTTATTAGTTGGAGGAGAATTAAATGGTCCGATCATTGGCGGTATTTTTACAGTCGTCGGCTTCGGAGCTGCTGGGAAACACATCAAAAATGTCGCTCCGATTTTCCTCGGTGTCTTTGTTGTGGGACTCTTCAACGCCTCTGAAATCCATTCAACTTCTGCTCTTTTAGCTGCTTTGTTCGGAACGACCTTGGCGCCTATCAGCGGCTACTATGGATCGCTTGCTGGTTTTATTGCCGGAGCTTTCCATATGGCCATGGTTTTAAACATCAGTTACTTGCATGCTGGCATGAACTTATACAACAATGGATTTTCTGGCGGCTTTATTGCGGCTCTATTGGCTCCTATTTTCGATATGTTTGCCACCATTCGCAATGACCGAAAAATGCCGCCTTTGAAAAAACCGCCTGCCGATACCGTTAATAAAGTTTTGCCCCCTAAAATAGACATTTCACTTGATTAA
- a CDS encoding tocopherol cyclase family protein → MFDKLTNPILFQGNLKKKPYFEGWYFKQVSADERQIVSLIPGISLNKAESHSFVQYIVVLVDENQQKITRTGYVEYPIEAFTYQNDPFQITIGSNIFTESGVSVHLKDEQITIVGSLDFGPLYPIEKSFFTPNIMGAFAYVPKMECSHGVISMNHAVRGSLLVNGKQMELTHGKGYIEKDWGSAFPREYVWIQSNHFQNPSTSVFFSEAYIPFLGSSFEGFICNLVMDNKEYRFATYRRDKCKLEKINADTVKVKLENKEACLTLEASIMQQGELKAPTNDGMHKTIKEGLSGKLRLQLELKKEKRTYTDVSVSAGIEIVEHNDSFMSAKKETN, encoded by the coding sequence ATGTTTGATAAATTAACGAATCCAATTTTATTTCAAGGTAATTTGAAAAAGAAGCCGTATTTTGAAGGCTGGTATTTCAAGCAAGTTTCGGCAGATGAACGGCAAATTGTTAGTTTGATTCCTGGTATTAGTTTGAATAAAGCTGAATCGCATAGTTTTGTCCAATACATTGTGGTACTCGTAGACGAGAATCAGCAAAAAATTACGAGAACGGGCTATGTCGAGTATCCAATAGAAGCCTTTACTTATCAAAACGACCCCTTTCAAATCACCATAGGGTCAAACATCTTTACAGAGTCAGGGGTATCGGTGCATTTAAAAGATGAGCAGATCACGATAGTAGGTTCGTTGGATTTTGGTCCGTTATATCCGATTGAAAAATCTTTTTTCACTCCGAACATCATGGGGGCTTTTGCCTATGTTCCGAAAATGGAATGTTCGCATGGCGTTATCAGTATGAACCATGCTGTGAGGGGTTCTTTGTTGGTCAATGGAAAACAAATGGAGCTCACGCATGGCAAAGGTTACATTGAAAAAGATTGGGGAAGCGCATTTCCGAGAGAATACGTCTGGATTCAGTCCAATCATTTTCAGAATCCGAGCACAAGCGTGTTTTTTTCAGAAGCCTATATTCCTTTTCTTGGTTCTTCATTTGAAGGGTTTATTTGCAATTTAGTGATGGACAATAAAGAGTACCGCTTTGCTACGTATCGTCGAGACAAATGCAAACTTGAAAAGATCAATGCAGATACGGTCAAAGTGAAGTTAGAAAATAAAGAAGCCTGTTTAACTCTAGAAGCTTCCATTATGCAGCAAGGCGAATTAAAAGCACCGACAAACGATGGGATGCACAAAACCATCAAAGAAGGACTGTCCGGAAAACTTCGGCTTCAATTGGAACTAAAAAAAGAAAAGCGAACGTATACAGATGTGAGTGTATCAGCAGGGATCGAAATCGTTGAGCACAATGATTCTTTTATGTCTGCAAAAAAAGAAACCAACTAA
- a CDS encoding LysM peptidoglycan-binding domain-containing protein → MRFKFGKLSLVLSVLLLFSLSFALAIPASAANSQYITKGNTSAKMVALTFDDGSDGKNVAKILQILNTNKIKATFFITGKAAENHPQGIKNIVAQGHDIGNHSYSHPDFTGMSAAQIKTELDKTEAAIKKAAGKSTKPYFRAPLGSVNAATLQAVGNQGYTKTIGWTIDTVDWKGVSSSEITNKVLNNATPGMIVLMHAGEGATGTPGALQNMITQLKAKGYTFVTISQLLSTTSTPIPTASSGQHIVKAGDTLTKIAALYGVSVQQLVTANKLTNANVIRVGQLLTIPTTNYTVKAGDTLIKIAKAHNVTVQQLTAVNHLANPNILKIGQVIKIPAKTTTLTTPKPTPVALTYTIKAGDTLYSIAKKYGVTVQDIVTANKLANANMIKVGQVIKIPGKTSAAPTQPTTVKYTVKAGDTVYSIAKKYGTTVQKIASANKLNAAYLIKVGQVLTIPK, encoded by the coding sequence ATGCGTTTCAAATTCGGTAAACTTAGTCTCGTGCTTTCAGTATTGCTCTTATTCAGTTTATCTTTCGCCTTAGCGATACCGGCCTCCGCTGCTAATTCTCAGTATATTACTAAGGGAAACACGTCTGCTAAAATGGTTGCTTTAACATTTGATGACGGTTCAGATGGCAAAAATGTTGCTAAAATCTTGCAGATCTTAAATACCAACAAGATTAAAGCCACTTTTTTCATTACCGGTAAAGCCGCTGAAAATCATCCGCAAGGCATCAAAAATATCGTTGCCCAAGGCCACGATATCGGCAACCACTCTTATTCTCATCCTGATTTCACCGGCATGTCTGCAGCTCAGATCAAAACAGAATTGGACAAAACAGAAGCAGCTATCAAAAAAGCTGCCGGTAAATCGACGAAGCCTTATTTCCGGGCACCTCTTGGTTCGGTAAATGCGGCCACACTGCAAGCAGTGGGAAACCAAGGCTATACAAAAACGATTGGCTGGACTATTGATACAGTCGATTGGAAAGGCGTATCTTCTAGTGAGATCACCAATAAAGTTTTAAACAATGCCACTCCGGGAATGATCGTTTTGATGCATGCGGGAGAAGGAGCAACAGGAACTCCAGGAGCACTCCAAAACATGATCACTCAATTGAAAGCAAAAGGGTATACGTTTGTTACGATCAGTCAATTGCTGTCGACGACTAGTACACCGATCCCAACGGCTAGCAGTGGCCAGCACATCGTCAAGGCTGGGGACACCTTAACTAAAATCGCGGCTCTGTATGGCGTGAGTGTTCAACAGTTGGTCACAGCCAACAAATTAACAAATGCCAATGTGATCCGTGTGGGTCAGCTGCTCACGATTCCGACCACCAATTATACGGTTAAAGCCGGCGACACGTTAATTAAAATTGCTAAAGCCCACAATGTAACAGTCCAACAACTGACGGCTGTCAATCACTTGGCCAATCCAAATATCTTGAAAATCGGGCAAGTGATAAAAATCCCTGCTAAAACAACAACGCTAACGACCCCAAAACCCACACCAGTCGCACTAACGTATACGATTAAAGCGGGAGATACCCTTTACAGCATTGCTAAAAAATACGGTGTCACCGTTCAAGACATCGTTACAGCCAACAAACTGGCAAATGCTAATATGATAAAGGTCGGACAAGTCATAAAAATACCCGGCAAAACGTCTGCTGCTCCTACGCAGCCCACGACAGTGAAGTATACCGTTAAAGCAGGCGACACCGTGTACAGCATTGCTAAGAAGTATGGTACGACCGTTCAAAAAATAGCCTCTGCTAATAAATTGAACGCAGCTTATCTCATTAAAGTAGGGCAAGTGCTCACGATTCCAAAATAA
- the rlmD gene encoding 23S rRNA (uracil(1939)-C(5))-methyltransferase RlmD — translation MKADKTVPVQKNEKHTVKIEDLTHEGMGVAKIKGYPLFIEDALPGEEMEVKIHKTGKSFGYAKSMNRLTSSQNRVEIKDANFTRAGITPLQHMHYPAQLAFKKEQVKKVIKRIAKLPDVKIFDTIGMAEPWGYRNKAQVPVRKVGEKLMTGFFRRNSHDLIPMEDFYIQDPKIDEAILKVRDIMRTYNVKPYNEKENTGNLRHIIVRRGYYTGEMMIVLVTRTAKLFPVSKIIPDILEALPEVVSIVQNVNPTRTNTILGEDAIVLHGEDKYTDTLLGKTYEISHRSFYQVNPTQTEKLYNVVLDYAALTGEETVIDAYSGIGTITLSLADKAKHVYGIESVEPAVENAKANAALNHVDNVTFEAGLAEEVMVEWSKEGRKADLLVVDPPRKGLEGQFIDAVLEMKPTKMIYVSCNPATLARDLALLAEGGYTVEKIQPVDLFPQTNHVESVTLLTLKD, via the coding sequence ATGAAAGCAGATAAAACAGTACCAGTACAAAAAAATGAAAAACACACCGTAAAAATCGAGGACCTAACTCATGAAGGTATGGGCGTCGCAAAAATCAAAGGGTATCCATTGTTTATTGAAGATGCTTTACCAGGTGAAGAAATGGAAGTCAAAATTCATAAAACCGGAAAATCTTTCGGTTATGCAAAATCGATGAATCGTTTAACTTCTAGTCAAAACCGAGTGGAAATCAAAGACGCTAACTTTACTCGCGCCGGTATCACTCCATTGCAACACATGCATTACCCAGCTCAATTAGCATTTAAAAAAGAACAAGTAAAAAAAGTAATCAAACGTATCGCTAAACTGCCCGATGTTAAAATATTTGATACGATCGGAATGGCTGAGCCTTGGGGCTACCGCAACAAAGCTCAAGTTCCAGTACGTAAAGTCGGCGAAAAATTAATGACTGGTTTCTTCCGCAGAAACAGCCATGACTTGATCCCAATGGAAGACTTTTACATTCAAGATCCTAAAATCGACGAAGCGATCCTTAAAGTGCGTGATATCATGCGGACTTATAACGTCAAACCGTACAACGAAAAAGAAAATACTGGGAACTTGCGTCATATCATCGTTCGCCGTGGGTATTACACAGGTGAAATGATGATCGTTCTAGTCACTAGAACCGCTAAATTATTCCCGGTCAGCAAAATTATTCCGGATATTTTAGAAGCTTTGCCAGAAGTTGTCAGCATTGTTCAAAATGTCAATCCGACACGGACCAACACGATTTTAGGCGAAGACGCAATTGTATTGCACGGCGAAGACAAATACACGGACACATTGCTTGGGAAAACATATGAAATTTCTCACCGTTCATTCTACCAAGTGAACCCGACACAAACTGAGAAATTGTACAATGTTGTGTTAGACTATGCAGCATTGACAGGGGAAGAAACCGTGATTGATGCGTATAGCGGAATCGGAACAATCACATTATCGTTAGCTGATAAAGCGAAACACGTTTATGGCATTGAATCCGTTGAACCAGCTGTTGAAAATGCTAAAGCAAATGCTGCATTGAACCATGTAGACAATGTTACTTTTGAAGCTGGTTTAGCTGAAGAAGTTATGGTGGAATGGAGCAAAGAAGGCCGTAAAGCAGATTTACTGGTCGTTGACCCGCCACGTAAAGGATTAGAAGGACAATTCATTGATGCTGTTTTAGAAATGAAACCGACTAAAATGATTTATGTGAGCTGCAACCCAGCAACATTAGCACGCGACTTAGCGTTGCTTGCTGAAGGTGGCTACACTGTAGAAAAGATCCAACCAGTGGATCTTTTCCCACAAACCAATCACGTAGAATCAGTAACATTATTAACCTTAAAAGACTAA
- a CDS encoding diacylglycerol kinase, with product MRARIIYNPTSGRELIKRNLVEILQIYEEAGYETSAFATTANPHSAHDEAKRVAEAGFDLIIAAGGDGTINEVVNGIAGLSNRPKMAIIPAGTTNDYARALHIPRNNLLEAAKLVQNQQTIKMDIGKATMNDEETYFINIGGGGLMTELTYDVPSSLKSIFGYLAYFAKGAEMLPRIKPIPMHIEYDDGVYEGTASMFFVAVTNSVGGFEQIAPDALLDDGKFTLIIVKTANQIEILHLIALLLNGGKHIDHPNILYAKTSKIHARPANDSRMMINLDGEYGGDAPVTFTNLHQHIEMFANVDEITGAVTNPIDHTEDVEEAFIKEVEGLTNEDINEDGIISSGKESEEKQK from the coding sequence ATGCGTGCGAGAATTATTTATAATCCTACTTCCGGGCGCGAGCTGATCAAACGGAATTTAGTTGAGATTCTTCAAATTTACGAAGAAGCTGGTTATGAAACTAGCGCTTTTGCAACAACAGCGAATCCCCATTCTGCTCATGATGAAGCAAAACGGGTTGCTGAAGCTGGCTTTGATCTGATCATAGCTGCTGGCGGGGATGGAACGATCAATGAAGTCGTGAACGGCATTGCGGGATTAAGCAATCGGCCTAAAATGGCCATCATTCCGGCTGGAACGACGAATGACTACGCACGTGCGTTGCATATTCCACGAAATAATTTGCTGGAAGCTGCTAAATTGGTCCAAAACCAGCAAACGATCAAGATGGATATTGGGAAAGCGACAATGAATGATGAAGAAACATACTTCATCAATATCGGCGGCGGCGGTCTGATGACTGAATTGACCTATGATGTTCCCTCTAGTTTGAAATCGATTTTTGGCTACTTAGCTTATTTCGCCAAAGGAGCAGAAATGCTGCCGCGGATCAAGCCGATCCCGATGCACATTGAATACGATGATGGTGTTTATGAAGGAACAGCTTCAATGTTTTTTGTGGCGGTGACGAATTCAGTCGGCGGTTTTGAACAAATCGCTCCTGATGCTCTGTTAGATGATGGAAAATTCACATTGATCATCGTGAAAACAGCTAATCAAATTGAAATCTTGCATTTGATTGCTTTGCTGTTAAACGGCGGCAAACACATTGATCATCCAAACATTCTTTATGCGAAAACCAGCAAGATCCATGCGCGACCTGCAAATGATTCGCGGATGATGATCAATTTGGACGGAGAATATGGGGGAGATGCCCCGGTAACCTTTACTAATTTGCACCAGCATATTGAAATGTTTGCAAATGTCGATGAAATTACCGGAGCCGTTACTAACCCAATCGACCATACAGAAGATGTAGAAGAAGCGTTCATCAAAGAAGTTGAAGGATTGACCAACGAGGACATCAATGAAGACGGCATTATTTCTTCAGGCAAAGAATCGGAAGAAAAACAAAAATGA
- the gatB gene encoding Asp-tRNA(Asn)/Glu-tRNA(Gln) amidotransferase subunit GatB: protein MNFETVIGLEVHVELKTESKMFSPAPAHFGAEPNTNTNVIDWGYPGVLPVINEQAVEFAMKAAMALNCEISTDTKFDRKNYFYPDNPKAYQISQFDQPIGHDGWIDIEVEGKTKRIRIERVHLEEDAGKNNHGTDGYSYVDLNRQGTPLIEIVSEADMRSPEEAYAYLEAVKQVIQYTGVSDVKMEEGSMRCDANVSLRPIGQTAFGTKAELKNLNSFNFVRRGLAFEETRQEKVLLSGGVIGQETRRYDEATGETILMRVKEGADDYRYFPEPDLPNLVIDDAWIERVKASIPEMPHMRRERYITELGLSDYDAMVMTATKEMSDFFEAALANGADAKQASNWLMGEVSAYLNSEKIELHDTQLTPKNLTGMINLIADGTISSKMAKKVFQELITKGGDAQEVVEKNGWVQLSDPAKLIPMVNEVLDNNAQSIEDFKNGKDRAIGFLVGQIMKATKGQANPGIVNKLLNEELAKR from the coding sequence ATGAATTTTGAAACAGTGATCGGACTTGAAGTCCACGTAGAATTAAAAACAGAATCAAAAATGTTCTCACCAGCTCCAGCACATTTTGGTGCAGAACCGAATACCAATACCAATGTGATCGACTGGGGTTACCCAGGCGTTTTACCGGTCATCAATGAACAAGCGGTGGAATTTGCGATGAAAGCAGCAATGGCTTTGAATTGTGAGATTTCAACCGATACCAAATTTGACCGTAAAAATTACTTTTACCCAGACAACCCAAAAGCGTACCAAATTTCTCAATTTGACCAACCGATTGGGCACGATGGCTGGATCGACATTGAAGTCGAAGGCAAAACCAAAAGAATCCGCATCGAACGGGTCCATTTAGAAGAAGACGCTGGGAAAAACAATCACGGCACAGACGGCTATTCTTATGTCGACTTAAACCGTCAAGGAACACCGTTGATCGAAATCGTTTCGGAAGCTGATATGCGTTCTCCAGAAGAGGCTTATGCGTATCTTGAAGCGGTCAAACAAGTGATTCAATATACCGGCGTCAGCGATGTGAAAATGGAAGAAGGTTCAATGCGTTGCGACGCGAACGTTTCATTGCGTCCAATTGGTCAAACTGCTTTTGGAACGAAAGCAGAATTGAAAAACTTGAACTCATTCAACTTTGTCCGCCGTGGTTTGGCGTTTGAAGAAACCCGTCAAGAAAAAGTATTGCTCTCAGGAGGCGTTATCGGACAAGAAACTCGTCGTTACGATGAAGCGACCGGTGAGACGATTTTGATGCGTGTTAAAGAAGGGGCTGATGACTACCGTTACTTCCCAGAGCCTGATTTGCCGAATTTGGTCATTGACGATGCTTGGATCGAACGCGTTAAAGCCAGCATTCCTGAAATGCCGCATATGCGTCGCGAGCGTTACATTACTGAACTTGGGTTATCGGATTACGATGCTATGGTAATGACAGCTACCAAAGAAATGTCTGATTTCTTTGAAGCAGCTTTAGCGAATGGAGCAGATGCAAAACAAGCTTCCAACTGGTTGATGGGCGAAGTTTCGGCTTATCTAAACAGTGAAAAGATAGAACTTCACGATACTCAGCTAACGCCGAAAAATTTAACGGGCATGATCAACTTGATTGCTGATGGAACCATCAGTTCAAAAATGGCCAAAAAAGTCTTCCAAGAATTGATCACTAAAGGCGGCGATGCACAAGAAGTCGTTGAGAAAAATGGATGGGTTCAATTAAGCGATCCAGCAAAATTGATTCCAATGGTCAATGAAGTACTTGATAATAATGCTCAGTCGATCGAAGATTTCAAAAATGGGAAAGATCGGGCTATCGGGTTCTTGGTTGGACAAATCATGAAAGCTACCAAAGGACAGGCGAATCCTGGGATCGTAAACAAACTATTGAACGAAGAGTTAGCTAAACGCTAA
- the gatA gene encoding Asp-tRNA(Asn)/Glu-tRNA(Gln) amidotransferase subunit GatA: MTLLDHTLEELHQLLVAKETTAEAIMKAVYARIAETEDKVGAFITLTEEEALEQARQMDAEGIDPANILSGLPIGIKDNIVTEGTLTTAASKMLEDFVPIYDATVMEKVKKAGMISVGKLNMDEFAMGGSTERSYFKVTHNPWNLAKVPGGSSGGSAAAVAAGQVPMTLGTDTGGSIRQPAAFNGVVGMKPTYGRVSRFGLIAFASSLDQIGPLTRNVKDNALVLNAISGYDEKDSMSYTKEVPDFTAGIEDGVKGMKIGVPKEYLQEGLEAGVKEAVLKAIETFKELGAIVEEVSLPHSKYGVPAYYIIASSEASSNLQRFDGIRYGYRSPEAKTLEEVYVKSRSEGFGMEVKRRMMLGTFSLSSGFYDAHFKKAGQTRTLIRQDFENVFAEYDLILGPTTTTTAFDIGGQVHDPVAMYLSDILTVPVNLAGVPAISIPCGFSEGLPVGLQLIANHFDEQTIYQAAYAFEQATEFHKEKPNL, encoded by the coding sequence ATGACACTATTAGATCATACGTTAGAAGAATTGCACCAATTATTGGTTGCTAAAGAAACAACAGCCGAAGCAATCATGAAAGCCGTTTACGCGAGAATTGCTGAAACGGAAGACAAAGTCGGCGCATTCATTACCTTGACAGAAGAAGAAGCGTTAGAACAAGCTCGTCAAATGGATGCTGAAGGCATCGACCCGGCTAATATCTTGTCTGGTTTGCCGATCGGCATCAAAGACAACATCGTTACTGAAGGAACGCTGACGACTGCTGCAAGTAAAATGCTGGAAGACTTCGTACCGATTTACGATGCAACAGTAATGGAAAAAGTGAAAAAAGCCGGCATGATCTCAGTCGGAAAATTGAACATGGACGAATTTGCTATGGGAGGAAGTACGGAAAGATCGTATTTCAAAGTAACCCATAACCCTTGGAATCTTGCTAAAGTTCCAGGCGGATCTTCAGGCGGATCAGCTGCTGCTGTAGCTGCCGGACAAGTTCCGATGACACTAGGCACCGATACAGGCGGATCGATTCGTCAACCGGCAGCTTTCAATGGAGTCGTTGGAATGAAACCGACTTACGGACGTGTGTCTCGTTTTGGTTTGATTGCCTTTGCTTCAAGTTTAGACCAAATCGGACCGCTTACTCGAAACGTTAAAGACAATGCGTTGGTCTTAAATGCGATCAGCGGCTATGATGAAAAAGACTCGATGAGCTACACGAAAGAAGTGCCTGACTTTACTGCTGGAATTGAAGATGGCGTAAAAGGCATGAAAATCGGTGTGCCAAAAGAATACTTACAAGAAGGCTTGGAAGCCGGCGTAAAAGAAGCTGTCCTTAAAGCGATTGAAACCTTTAAAGAATTAGGCGCTATTGTAGAAGAAGTAAGCTTGCCGCATTCAAAATACGGTGTACCAGCTTACTATATCATTGCTTCTTCAGAAGCTTCTTCCAATTTACAACGGTTTGACGGCATCCGTTACGGGTACCGTTCGCCAGAAGCGAAAACTCTGGAAGAAGTGTATGTGAAATCTCGTTCTGAAGGATTTGGCATGGAAGTGAAACGCCGTATGATGTTAGGGACTTTCTCTTTAAGTTCTGGCTTCTATGACGCTCACTTTAAAAAAGCCGGACAAACACGGACATTGATCCGTCAAGACTTTGAAAATGTTTTTGCAGAATACGATTTGATCTTAGGACCTACGACCACAACAACGGCTTTTGATATCGGCGGCCAAGTACATGACCCTGTAGCGATGTACCTAAGCGACATCTTAACGGTTCCAGTGAACCTGGCAGGCGTACCAGCGATTTCAATTCCTTGTGGTTTCTCTGAAGGATTGCCAGTCGGCTTGCAATTGATTGCCAACCACTTCGATGAACAAACTATTTATCAAGCGGCTTATGCTTTTGAGCAAGCAACTGAATTCCATAAAGAAAAACCAAACTTGTAG
- the gatC gene encoding Asp-tRNA(Asn)/Glu-tRNA(Gln) amidotransferase subunit GatC, producing the protein MMINEENVKHVALLAKLEFQDEEITRFTQQIDDIINMVEQLEELDTTDVPVTTHGLQTYSVMRKDVAVPGTDREKLFENVKSAKDGLIKVPAMIDNGEAGA; encoded by the coding sequence ATGATGATCAACGAAGAAAATGTTAAACACGTTGCGTTATTAGCAAAGTTAGAATTTCAAGACGAAGAAATTACCCGCTTTACCCAACAAATAGACGACATTATTAACATGGTGGAACAATTGGAAGAGTTGGACACGACAGATGTGCCTGTAACCACTCACGGCTTACAAACGTACAGCGTGATGCGGAAAGACGTTGCAGTTCCAGGAACAGATCGCGAAAAATTATTCGAGAACGTTAAATCAGCAAAAGATGGTTTAATCAAAGTTCCTGCAATGATAGACAATGGGGAGGCAGGGGCATAA
- a CDS encoding CamS family sex pheromone protein — MNKKIIALTASLVFLLSACGNPTGEDGASTPAETPGKSGKTTATSHQLSTEYYKAVVTDGGYQTSQSRGITLGLNSNFNLKAFEVGLMSLSQDHYATDTHYFQEGQYLDSASVAKWLGRVSEENPDGLNPEDNGSKEPNERNPYFLASILEQDYMVETKDGFAVDGISIGLAMNTVDYYQKVQFGSEFETKISREELLKQGKAMADKIVQRLREIEGVGDIPIVVGIFEQTTKDDLSGGSYIAQATSENGNTKVGSWSAINETKVIFPLAGETSNELTSFENFKAEVENFFPNLSGVTAEAYYTENQLVKMKVTVTTQFYGESEMISFTQHVADKAASFLPPNIPIEVTIDSINGTEAFLARKAGETSFYSHVFD; from the coding sequence ATGAACAAAAAAATCATTGCATTAACAGCATCTCTTGTCTTTTTGCTCAGCGCATGCGGCAATCCGACAGGGGAAGATGGCGCTAGTACACCTGCCGAAACTCCAGGCAAGTCTGGCAAAACGACCGCTACGAGCCATCAGCTATCGACCGAATATTACAAAGCTGTTGTGACAGACGGCGGTTACCAAACGAGCCAATCACGGGGGATCACTTTAGGGTTGAATTCAAATTTCAACCTAAAAGCTTTTGAAGTGGGGTTGATGAGTTTATCGCAAGATCATTATGCGACGGATACCCATTACTTCCAAGAAGGACAGTACCTTGATTCTGCATCAGTTGCCAAATGGCTGGGCCGTGTCAGCGAAGAAAATCCGGATGGCTTAAATCCAGAAGACAATGGCAGCAAAGAACCAAACGAGCGGAATCCCTACTTTTTGGCTTCCATTTTAGAACAAGACTACATGGTCGAGACCAAAGACGGATTTGCAGTAGACGGCATCAGCATCGGGTTAGCGATGAATACCGTTGACTACTACCAAAAAGTTCAATTTGGTTCAGAATTTGAAACGAAAATCAGCCGCGAAGAGCTCCTGAAACAAGGAAAAGCAATGGCCGATAAAATTGTTCAACGTCTACGTGAAATCGAAGGCGTGGGAGATATCCCTATCGTAGTAGGTATTTTTGAACAAACAACGAAAGATGATTTATCTGGCGGATCGTATATTGCTCAAGCAACGAGTGAAAACGGCAATACCAAAGTTGGATCTTGGAGCGCTATCAATGAAACGAAAGTTATTTTCCCATTAGCTGGCGAGACCAGCAATGAGCTGACGAGTTTTGAAAACTTTAAAGCGGAAGTTGAAAACTTTTTCCCTAACTTAAGCGGTGTAACTGCTGAAGCGTATTATACCGAAAATCAACTAGTCAAAATGAAAGTGACCGTCACCACTCAATTTTATGGGGAAAGCGAAATGATTAGTTTTACTCAGCATGTAGCCGATAAAGCTGCCAGCTTCTTGCCACCCAATATTCCAATCGAAGTCACCATTGATTCCATTAACGGAACAGAAGCCTTCTTGGCTCGTAAAGCGGGAGAAACCTCTTTTTACAGTCATGTGTTCGATTAA